One window of the Hoplias malabaricus isolate fHopMal1 chromosome Y, fHopMal1.hap1, whole genome shotgun sequence genome contains the following:
- the LOC136679568 gene encoding protein limb expression 1-like: MISIQDSDDDRAFKDLNVVGMLHQFWEQKQVKEAIVETENLVVYESIPSPGPPFICYVTLPGGSCFGNFKYCYTKAEARRDAARVALMNSTFNELPCRCITPEFIARSIQEAVLTTGGNIEDASDPGTSIGAYCLMLQSNTGKTMLEFQEIMTVFQLLHWNGTLKAFRERRYSRQEVISYYSQQCLDECMRSHMALDWLQRERLRPGLLSHELQLALKELAEARQAGRELRFYKEKKEILSLALSQANADRLEEEDWRGQDTGLDYLTHTAHCMNDSMEAPEHCRFYYQESGSDRESLG, translated from the exons TGAATGTTGTAGGTATGCTGCATCAGTTCTGGGAGCAGAAGCAGGTGAAAGAAGCCATTGTAGAGACAGAAAACCTGGTGGTGTATGAATCTATCCCCTCGCCTGGACCTCCATTTATCTGCTATGTCACCTTACCAGGGGGGAGCTGTTTTGGCAACTTTAAG TACTGTTACACCAAGGCAGAAGCCAGACGGGACGCAGCTCGTGTTGCACTGATGAATTCAACATTTAATGAGTTGCCCTGTCGCTGTATCACCCCAGAGTTTATCGCCCGCAGCATACAAGAAGCCGTCTTaaccactggt GGTAACATAGAAGATGCCTCTGACCCTGGTACAAGTATTGGAGCTTATTGCCTCATGCTGCAGTCCAACACTGGCAAAACCATGCTGGAGTTTCAG GAAATAATGACAGTATTTCAGCTGTTGCACTGGAATGGGACACTGAAAGCTTTTAGAGAGAGGAGATATAGTCGTCAG GAGGTGATCAGCTACTACTCTCAGCAGTGTCTGGATGAGTGTATGCGCAGTCACATGGCTCTAGACtggctgcagagagagagactgaggccTGGGCTACTGTCCCATGAGTTGCAGCTGGCCCTCAAGGAGCTGGCCGAGGCTCGGCAGGCAGGACGAGAACTCCGATTCTacaaggagaagaaggagaTCCTGAGCCTAGCCCTGAGTCAGGCCAACGCAGACAGGCTTGAAGAAGAAGACTGGAGGGGACAGGACACTGGACTGGATTACCTGACTCACACAGCACACTGTATGAATGACAGTATGGAGGCACCAGAACATTGCCGGTTTTATTACCAGGAGAGTGGCAGTGACCGGGAGTCATTGGGCTAA